The DNA region CCATATAGCGAAACAGACCGGGAGGAGAGTCTAAGTCTGCTTTGATACTCGTCCAAGCCAAAATGTCCGATGGCTTGGCGCTATGCCGAGTTGGGACTAGTGGCTCTGCACGTGAGGCGCGTAGTTGGACTTCGCTGATATAGTACAAGTAcgaagtactctgtagagaaACACTCCTATTTAAAGAGCTGTTCAGAGATAGTAGTCGGGATGGCCATTCAGCAGTGCTGTATCCATGATTGGCTGCATATTCCCTTACAGATTAGTAGTATTCTCGATTCATCCAGCTTTAGCATTCTCATCCAGCGTCCTTACTCCGTACATGGCATTGCATAGACTAAGACATGTAAAGCGATACAGACAAGCAATATCACATTATACTGCCATAGTAGAAGTGCTCAAAGACCTACATCTATATACATTTCTAGCAACTTCCAATGCGATCCCACCGCCCACGTGATATGATGTACAATTGACCCCGACCAACAGTCATTCACGCTGCATTGTCAATCCACCTCCTCTTTTTGTCCATTTGTCAATAAACTCTTTTTGCTGGATTCTCCCAGCCACCTTTACTCTCCTCCCCCTACTTCCTCTACCTCCACGATTCTGCGGTGACAGTCGCATGTATGGCTGACTTCAAGATCTCCGCGTCTCTGGAAGGCCACGGCGATGATGTAAGGCCCGCTCTCCGGCAATAGCCAAACAACCCCTTAGCCACCTTCTCCATTCAAATACTGATTACTTTGTGATTTCTTCTCACAGGTCCGTGCCGTGGCCTACCCCAACCCCAATGCTGTACTATCAGCTTCTCGAGATGCAACAGTTCGACTCTGGAAGCTGGTCTCTACCCCGCCGCCGGCTTACGATTACACCATTACGACTCACGGCACAGCATTCATCAACACCTTAGCATATTACCCTCCAACGCCTGAATTCCCCGAAGGTCTGGTATTCTCAGGTGGCCAGGATACAATCATTGAAGCGAGACAACCGGGCAAAGCAGTTGATGATAATGCGGATGCTATGCTTCTGGGTCATGGCCACAATGTTTGCTCATTAGATGTCTGTCCTAAAGGAGGGTGGATTGTCAGTGGAAGCTGGGATTCTACGGCAAGATTATGGAGACTTGGAAAATGGGAATGTGATGTTGTGATGGAAGGCCACGAAGGTAGCGTCTGGACGGTGTTGGCATATGACCagaacaccatcatcactgGTAAGGACCTTGGTTGCCTGCCACTACCTGTCAGACACTCACACGCTTGATAGGCTGTGCCGATAAGATCATCCGAATATTCGATACGGCTGGAAACCTCTTACGAAGCATCAAAGACTCTCGTGACGTCGTTCGTGCCCTCTGCAAATTGCCCCCATCCCATCCTACCGGCGCCCAGTTCGCCTCTGCGGGTAACGACGGTGTAATTCGGCTTTTCACCATTCAGGGTACACAAATTGCGGAGCTACATGGCCATGAGAGTTTCATATATTCGTTGGATGTCTTGCCGTCTGGCGAATTGGTGAGCTCCGGCGAAGACCGAACTGTTCGGGTGTGGAATGGGACACAATGTGTGCAGACTATCACTCATCCTGCAATTTCCGTATGGAGTGTCGCTGCTTGTAAAGAGAATGGAGACATTGTCACCGGTGCAAGTGATCGGATAACCCGGGTCTTCAGCAGAAGCCCAGAGCGCCATGCGAGTCCGGAAGTGGTGCAGCAGTTTGACAGCGCCGTGCGAGAGTCCGCCATCCCTGAGCAACAAGTAGGAAAGATTAATAAAGAGAAGCTACCAGGTCCTGATTTTCTCAAGCAGAAGTCTGGCACCAAGGAGGGACAGGTGCAGATGATCCGGGAACACAACGGCAGCGTTACGGCCCACACGTGGTCGTCAGCCACACAAGAGTGGATAGCGGTGGGCACGGTTGTCGATGCAGCTGGAAGCGGGTCGAAGACAACATATGCTGGACAAGACTACGATTATGTTTTCGACGTCGACGTCGAGGACGGCAAGCCCCCTCTCAAACTTCCATTCAACGTCTCACAGAACCCGTACGATGCGGCAACCAAGTTCATTGGGGACAACGAACTGCCCGTCAGTTACCTTGAACAGGTTGCTCAATTCATCATCCAGAATACTCAGGGTGCTAC from Aspergillus chevalieri M1 DNA, chromosome 2, nearly complete sequence includes:
- a CDS encoding WD repeat PLAP family protein (BUSCO:EOG09261B3Q;~COG:I;~EggNog:ENOG410PHA6;~InterPro:IPR011989,IPR013535,IPR036322,IPR038122, IPR015943,IPR015155,IPR019775,IPR001680,IPR020472, IPR017986;~PFAM:PF09070,PF00400,PF08324;~go_function: GO:0005515 - protein binding [Evidence IEA]) translates to MADFKISASLEGHGDDVRAVAYPNPNAVLSASRDATVRLWKLVSTPPPAYDYTITTHGTAFINTLAYYPPTPEFPEGLVFSGGQDTIIEARQPGKAVDDNADAMLLGHGHNVCSLDVCPKGGWIVSGSWDSTARLWRLGKWECDVVMEGHEGSVWTVLAYDQNTIITGCADKIIRIFDTAGNLLRSIKDSRDVVRALCKLPPSHPTGAQFASAGNDGVIRLFTIQGTQIAELHGHESFIYSLDVLPSGELVSSGEDRTVRVWNGTQCVQTITHPAISVWSVAACKENGDIVTGASDRITRVFSRSPERHASPEVVQQFDSAVRESAIPEQQVGKINKEKLPGPDFLKQKSGTKEGQVQMIREHNGSVTAHTWSSATQEWIAVGTVVDAAGSGSKTTYAGQDYDYVFDVDVEDGKPPLKLPFNVSQNPYDAATKFIGDNELPVSYLEQVAQFIIQNTQGATLGPQEAATGPDPWGTERRYRPGETEAPSVPESRPKVLPQKTYLSIKSANLKVVAKKLQELNDQLVSGGSKEVSLGPSELDTIIELCSELESSGTLKQSPAVEAGVGYLFKVATTWPVANRLPGLDLLRLLASATPITATTAYNGQDLVSGIQSSGVFNPPLNVNNAMLTVRMLANLFETDPGRELTTSKFDQILVGIKSSLASNGTPNRNLTIAIATLYINYAVYFTTEGRESAPESSERGLVLIEESAKMLSGEKDSEAVYRTLVALGTLIKSLGEEVKSAAKDVYDVESILGNVSGSAIGKEPRVKGVIGEIKESLA